The Glycine soja cultivar W05 chromosome 15, ASM419377v2, whole genome shotgun sequence region AGTTCATAACTAGTAATTTATAACTCATTCATTCCATATCAATAATCTTCAGGACTTAACTCTTAATCATAAATTGAAgggtaaaaaaaacttaagttgTATAATGAACAAGTTTCCTaagccaaaaagctttctagaAAATGTTTGCGATGTAAGTTTTGCATATTTAGAGTTAATGGTAATAGTTGTTTGCATGCCATCTCTTAAGGTCATTGCCTTTTATTATCCTTGGTTTTAAATAATGTGTGGAGAGAGCTCTAAGATTTGAAGAAGTCgctttaagatttttcttttgctttctattATGCGTATTTCAAGGGAACCCAACAATTTAAATTGGTTTGGATCGGGTGATTTTGCACCCCAATCTTCCTATTAGAGGGTTGAGCTGCTCTCTTTAACGATTTTGTATTCCTTATTGAACTTTGAATATCAGATTAATATCTTGGTGATCTTCTGCGACAGAAACCGTACTTGAAAACAATAAAgtatttgttcttgtttgtAGAGCAATCATTATCCATGATACAGGGTTTGTGATAAACTGATAATATCCATAATAGGAGTAAATCTTTTTTCTTCTACAGTAACTAGTTCTCACGAGTATTGTACGTCTTGCAATGGTTTATAGACCTTTTTACAAGCTTTTCTCCTTTCCGTGAGAATTGTTTTGTAATTAACATGCTAATTGATGTGATGAAAAATATATGACGACTTGgatgaataattataaaaatattgtctcATGAGTGTGTCTCACTTCGTATCCcaccaataaaaatataaaaatatgtcatGTCATTTAGAACATCTACCTAGACTTCTTAACACCCTTACTCTGTTAACCCTACTTTTCCATTAGTTATTATTGTTTCAACATTGTACGGTTTCAACGCCATTGGTGTCCGTTTTCTTCCATCATCATCATGACAtcacaaaatctgattaaaAGAATATCTCATCGCAAAATTGCCTTGCATTCCCAACAAGAATAAAATAGAGCACCTAATTGTTTCAATGCTAGGAAATATCAACACACCTATTCCCAATTACACCTATTCAAAGCCTTGAAACCCTTCAAGAATTTTCCAattaagctgaaaataaaacatgtaaTTGTTTCAACGCAAACAAAGCAAGATTTTGATTTCTTGTTATCGTTTCAACGTTAACACTTTATTGTTTCCTTGTGAACACATGAAATTTAGAGTGTAGAAATTATTGGCACTTGAATGGAATGCCCGAAAAAATTTAAGAATCGACGCAACGTTGTACTGTGCTATATTTATTTCTTACGCTCAACAATCTCAACTTCTATGGAGCagccaaaaaaaattgttcattcGTGTACTGAACCATcttcaacaataatatttttgttcaatCATGTAAATGGTTGGATGGGTCTCCGATGGTTCGTTCCTCTAGGTGCCGCTAGGTGCAATTTGATAAGGACAATATGGGAAAAGTGAGAAGTCTAGGTGGATATTTGAAATGACATGTTTTTATTGGTGAGATATGAAGTGAAACACACTCATGGGACAGGTGATTTGAATAGCCTTTCCTTTGAGCATTTTCTAGTGAAGATTCCCCTACGTACATTTTGCAACACAGGAAGAGTGTACGTAGTAGCATTATTGGGTGTTCCAAGTTACTTTGTACTAGAAGCTCTATTTTTGGCTGAAAAAACGTGAAAATGTATGTGGCATGGTTCTTGTTACAGAAATTATATGTTGGTTAACTATAATTCAATCTTAGAAAACTTGATCTGTAGTTTGAAGGTTCACAGTGAATTAAATTTTGCAATGGATAAATAGGAAAGTAACCATCAGCACAAACTTCTGTAATCTGTAGGGAGATTAATCCAAAAACAACTTGTATTATTTTCCAATATTTGCTTGTTATATTGGCCAAACATTCAATACGCACAAAACTTAAGCAGTTGACTGCCCAAATTCATGTTTCAAGTTAGAGAAATGCTAAAAACATACACTGTGACACGACTTCCAACGCACTTTTTCTTATTGGGCAAAATTTATATAGATTTCACTAAACATGGGGTCTCATGTCTCATTCTCTACTTATTTGATCTCATTCCCAAACTAGTGGAATACACGAGTTCCATTCAACCGGAGAGATTACGAGTGTATTGAAAAAAGTGTTAAAGAATGTATTGCTAACACTCATTGAAGATATGCAATTTGACATTGTGTACTACCCTGAGCAAAATTAGAGAGAACACTACAGAGTTATCATCCACATTGTACCTAAAGTCTGTACAGCAAATCATTCCAAGTTATAATTCTACATGATACCAACAACATCACAATATCAGGTGGCGgtataacaaattaacaattcaATTACTCTATACATACTGCATTAAATTGATAGACAACTCACTTCAAACAAAGCAAGAAGAAAATATTTCGCAAGGGAGATTCTTATATCATGCATACATACAATTGTAAAGCTTtaaatttcatgtcattaaaagtATCATCATAAGCTGTAAAGGAGTACAAGAGAAGCACAGATATTTCACAATACTTCCCCTACGGTATACTATAAAGAAGCAACATagtcttttgaatttgattcataACTCAACCTCTCAACCTCAAGATGACTAATTATTTGCTTCCCGGAGGATCCTCAAGATGGAAAGGAAGAGGTTGAGTATGTCAAGATAAAGAGTGACGGAGGCTCCAATGTACTCATCATAAGTGAAGCGCTTGATCAGGTTGTCAGTGTCGTATACAATATAGCCAGAGAAAATCATAGCACCAATTGCACCATAGATAGCATGGGCAGTAGGTCCAAGAGGGAAGAACATCTGCACCAAACCACAGCAAGTATTAAGCAAGAGGAAAGTTGCAAGCAAAACATCCACCATATACATACATAGTGCACTCAAGGTTTTGGACCGTGATTTGGACTGAAGCATCAAGATTTTTTAACTATCCGCGATCCCAATTGGGACCGCATTTGTCTACGATTTTCTGAGATATCGAAAAATGCGACAAAACCGCAACACAACCAATATTTAAAACATTGAGTGCACTCATCATGAAATTTACaaactaaagataaaaaaaaaaatgattagttATGAGGAAATAAGAGAGGGACCTGCATCATGCCAGTGAGGATGAGAGTAAAGAGGGAGGTGAACAACACTGGGCCAAGGAAGCTAAAATCCTTGCCCTTCTTGGACGCCCAAAAGGCATAGCCGGTAAGAGATGAAACCACAGCGGAGGTCAAAATCAAGGCCTCAAGCACAATTTTCCCTGCATTTCACATTCATTTCAGATCAACAATTTAAAAACCCTTCATTTAAACTCTTTGAATTTCTACAAatcggaaaaataaaaaacgaaCCGTCGGTGTTGGCGCAAGTGACTCCGACGGTGGAGCTGATAGACACGGTGAAGAGTGCAAGCAAGATGTAAT contains the following coding sequences:
- the LOC114388479 gene encoding BI1-like protein, encoding MFEPQQLYTRAKTEEFDLESGETLYPGLSVGENQLRWGFIRKVYGILSAQIVLTTLVSVTTVFYTPINDLLKGNSTLLLILLFLPFIFLIPLLKYQQKHPHNYILLALFTVSISSTVGVTCANTDGKIVLEALILTSAVVSSLTGYAFWASKKGKDFSFLGPVLFTSLFTLILTGMMQMFFPLGPTAHAIYGAIGAMIFSGYIVYDTDNLIKRFTYDEYIGASVTLYLDILNLFLSILRILREANN